The Gambusia affinis linkage group LG09, SWU_Gaff_1.0, whole genome shotgun sequence DNA window TGTTCTATGTTTTCCTTATTTATGACTCTCAGTGTGGTTCATTGGAGTCCCAGAcccttaaaatgtctttgtaacTCTCCTGACAGACAGACGGGAACAACCTTGTTTCTTAGAACAGATCACAAGTTTTTACAATTTCAGCcctttagcctacttcatgtggTCAAACTGGTTCCAttcaactgattttatttaaaaaaagtatttgttatCTTTGCTCTAACTGGAATGGTTTTGTCTTGGCTGTTCCTCAGGTGTTGCCCCATCCAGGATGGCCATGCCCATGAACAGCCTGCCTCTGCAGTTGGACTTCACCGAAGACGACACATCTTCCAAGATGTCTGTGAGTTCACGGcaacattacagaaaacaaaacaaaactgttaaatatgacagttattagaaaattaaagttattaGATACTTGAGTTTTATACATGGACCCTTATTCCCCACAGAAGTTGGAAGACACTGCCATGGTCAGTGTGGAGAAACAAGTCATGGATATGATGAAGGTACGTCGCACTCAGAATCTTGTGGTTCCTCTCACTGTTTTAGGTGTATTTTTAAGCGCATATTTGTTTTGAGCAGGACATCAGCCTGCCACAGTTCAACGAGACCTTCCTGGCCAACCTGAGGAGCCTGAAGCAGCAGTTCAATGACAGCGAGTGGAAGGTGACGCTTACTGCTTGCCAATGGGGAAACCCTCCCAAAAACTGTggttatttaaattaaacaaccaTTTCATCCTGCATTTTGGACATGTTGTCCTCTGCAGAGCTTCGAATCCTGGATGCGTTACTGGCTGATCTTCCAGATGGCCCAGCAGGAGCCTGCAGGCCCCACCCCTCAGCCAGgttactgcagcttttattGCATTCAGTATCTACTCAAACATCCATTTGACGCACagtgtttaataataataattatttttatttttttttcaatgtttcgACAGCCTCTATGATCAAGAGCAAATGCCAGATGGAGGCCACACCTGGAGTGGGAAAGATCGGTGCATACAAGCCCCAGTGTGACGAGCAGGGCCACTACAAGCCCATGCAGTGCTGGCACGCTACCGGCTTCTGCTGGTGTGTGGATCAGTCCGGCAACCCCATCCAGGGCACCACAATGCGCGGCCGCCCTGACTGTCAGAGAGGTAGCAAACTCAGATCAAAGGTCAGATTCTTATGTTGTAATTTCGAAAGATGACATATTGATTACCTCCTCTTTTCGTAAACTAAACGTAGCTGCCGGATTTCGTCGCATGATGGTCCCACCAAGAATGATGCAGAAGACCTTCATTGAAGACGGTGCGGCACTTTGATGAAGTTGTTTTATCTAGTCACCCTGATGTTTTGCAAGAATGTTTGGTTGTGATAAGctgtgtattttttgtctttcagagggaaaagaaaattaagagaAAGCTGGAAGCAAAGCATTTCTTCTTGCTAGGACTATCTCTGCAGACTCGTGAAACTGGTTATTTTAAATTGGACGCCATTTTCCAAATTGGAGCAGTTTAACTTTGAAGCGAGCTTCCTTTTCGTGTAATCACTTCATGCTACACATTTTACTATCTGCTTGGAATAAAATCAGTAGAGGCCTGTTACATTAATGCTTTTAATATCTTTTTCTTGGGTGCCTTGATTTACGTAGCAGAAAATTTATCAAATCCTGTGAAATGTTATGTGTTTGTTTGAGATGAATGGTTAAATGGATGGTTCacccaaataaaatgaataaataaagaacataTTTGATTTATAGTTCCAGTTTCACCTGCCTAACACTGAgtcaaatgtttagttttcgTAATTTTGGTGAACCTGCCCTTTAACAAttggaaatggaaatgtttttttttttttcttttaaatgtataagAACTGGCAATAAAGATTTCTCCCTACAACAATCACATTATTTGTCCCAATGTCTTTAGATCAGACAGCTGTTAAAGGTATTAATGAAATAAGGCCTGAATAAACATATTAGTGATTAATTGCAATTGCATCGTTACATCCTGGATTCTGTGTTGTCTGTTTGTAGCTTCTGTGTCGATTTCAGCTCACTTAAGACTTAACATTGCTCAACTGACATTATGCAAGCAACATTTATCCATTAAATCTGCATTTCAACCTGGAAAGACTCCGCACAGAGAAAGAGAGTGGTAATAGAAAGTTTAATTGGCAAATGAAAGTCTTTGGCGCTCGGACTCAGGAGGAAGACATTTCGCTGGTATCAGCTGTCAGAGAGAATGAACCAAATGAAAGATTTGGCTGTGTAGGAAGATTACAGACGTCTTTCCCCACCTTGGGCCCGGACACTGGTGGTGGAGAGGATGGTGAAGACTGAATGGATGTCGAAGAAAGCGGAGGAGGGGTGGAGAAAGGTTGAAGCTCAGCCAAAGAGCGGAAGCGGATGAACAGCTGGACTTTATCAAGGGAGCGACGCTTTTGGAGGAGGCCATCACAGACAGGTT harbors:
- the cd74a gene encoding CD74 molecule, major histocompatibility complex, class II invariant chain a codes for the protein MADNQEDAPLARGSVSGSHEVLINNAGPRGGSNSRALKIAGLTTLACLLLASEVFTAYMVFDHKQQIHNLVKNSERMGKQMARVSQGVAPSRMAMPMNSLPLQLDFTEDDTSSKMSKLEDTAMVSVEKQVMDMMKDISLPQFNETFLANLRSLKQQFNDSEWKSFESWMRYWLIFQMAQQEPAGPTPQPASMIKSKCQMEATPGVGKIGAYKPQCDEQGHYKPMQCWHATGFCWCVDQSGNPIQGTTMRGRPDCQRAAGFRRMMVPPRMMQKTFIEDEGKEN